Proteins encoded together in one Solanum lycopersicum chromosome 7, SLM_r2.1 window:
- the LOC138337409 gene encoding uncharacterized mitochondrial protein AtMg00860-like encodes MYFGLTNAPAAFMDLLNRVFLDYLNLFVIVFIADIFIYYKNENKHESHLRLALQVLKQHQLYAKFSKCEFWLTSIAFVGHVISCEGVEVDLKKMDAVRNWPILLTPIDIRSFLGLAGPYRRFIDGFSSISSPFISLSQKKVKFEWSEACEKGFQDLKDKLTSAPLLTLPKDINTTPVPYPLEFTLPSKNIFHPGYDSDKSSPTNNTFSFGKYILSGSYPSSTGFSAR; translated from the exons ATGTATTTTGGGTTAACAAATGCCCCGgcggcatttatggacctaTTGAATAGAGTTTTTCTGGATTACCTCAACTTAtttgtgattgtgttcattgctgatatttttatatactaCAAGAATGAAAATAAGCATGAGAgtcatttgaggttggccttGCAAGTCCTCAAACAACACCAACTTTATGCaaaatttagcaagtgtgaattttggttgacgTCAATTGCTTTTGTTGGCCATGTTATTTCTTGTGAGGGTGTAGAGGTCGATCTGAAGAAGATGGATGCGGTTAGAAATTGGCCTATACTTTTGACTCCTATCGATATAAGAAGCTTCTTGGGTCTAGCCGGGCCCTATAGAAGGTTTATTGATGGATTTTCATCcatttcttctccttttatATCTTTGTCCCAAaagaaggtgaagtttgagtggtcggaagcttgtgaaaaaggttttcaagatttgaaagataagcttacctccGCTCCGCTGTTGACTTTACCGAAAG ATATCAACACTACTCCAGTTCCTTATCCTCTAGAGTTCACTCTTCCATCAAAGAACATTTTCCACCCAGGATATGATTCTGATAAGTCTTCCCCTACAAACAATACTTTttcatttgggaaatatattctAAGCGGTTCTTATCCTTCTTCTACTGGATTTTCAGCAAGGTGA